Proteins from one Fragaria vesca subsp. vesca linkage group LG6, FraVesHawaii_1.0, whole genome shotgun sequence genomic window:
- the LOC101296400 gene encoding uncharacterized protein LOC101296400 has protein sequence MAKLLLISNATTASLTLSPPSLFSSRASFKPPHVPPVRFLLAGKPPSNSKNSRGVTVVTRAGPTTQQYLFAFFLPLSLIAFTVFTSVRIADKLDRDYLEEVAINQAIRETDEDDEVDMSLEEKSAVPRTRNRPKREV, from the exons ATGGCAAAGCTTCTTCTCATCTCCAACGCCACCACCGCCTCTCTCACTCTCTCTCCTCCCTCACTCTTCTCGTCACGTGCTTCGTTCAAGCCTCCCCACGTGCCGCCGGTTCGGTTTCTTCTGGCCGGGAAACCACCCTCCAACAGCAAGAACAGCAGAGGCGTGACGGTGGTGACCAGGGCGGGCCCCACCACGCAGCAGTACCTGTTCGCTTTCTTTCTGCCGCTCTCCCTCATCGCCTTCACCGTCTTCACCTCCGTCCGGATCGCCGACAAGCTCGACCGAGACTACCTCGAGGAG GTTGCAATTAACCAAGCTATCAGGGAAACTGATGAGGATGATGAAGTTGACATGTCTCTGGAAGAAAAATCTGCCGTCCCACGAACTCGTAATCGTCCTAAAAGGGAAGTCTAG